The segment agggtggctggagtctttgacaattttgagggccttcctctgacaccgcctggtatagaggtcttggatggcagggagctttgccccagtgatgtactgggccgtacgcactaccctctgtagtgccttgcggtcagaggccaagcagttgccataccaggcggtgatgcaaccagtcaggatgctctcgatggtgcagctgtagaatttttgaggatctgaggacccatgccaaatctttttagtctcctgagggggaataggctttgtcgtgccctcttcacgactgtcttggtgtgcttggaccatgatagttcgttggtgatgtggacaccaaggaacttgaagctctcaacctgttccactacagccccgtcgatgagaatgggggcgtgctcagtcctcttttttttcctgtagtccacaatcatctcctttgtcttggtcacgttgagggagaggttgttgtcctggcaccacacggccagatctctgacctcctccctataggctgtctcatcgttgtcggtgatcaggcctaccactgttgtgtcgtcggcaaacttaatgatggtgttggagtcgtgcctggccatgcagtcatgggtgaacagagagtacaggaggggactgagcacgcacccctgaggggcccccgtgttgaggatcagtgtggcagatgtgttgttacctacccttaccacctgggggcggcccgtcagcaaGGGCTGCAAGGgctcagaggtcaggggtcaggtgaCACAATACGGAGCGAATGAAAACCTTCATCAAACAACCTGTCCCCCCCCCCATTCATcttcactgattgaagtggatttaacaagtgacatcaataagggaccatagctttcacctggattcacctagtcatgGAAGGGCAggtgtccctaatgttttgtacactcagtatatatataaaagCACAGATAATGAGTTTATATGGTCCCTGACATTGTATTATTATGGCATCCTACCATTATATTGGGAAATTCATGCATTTCCTGTATTTATAAAAATGGCATCTTGTACTTTATGAATACTgtacatgttagctagctactgtgcTTTTTACTGTACATGGCATCATTGGGCTAGCATGGCTATTCCTGTCCCCTTTCCATGTTAATTTCTACTTTACAGAGGAATTAGCGTATAAGGGCAGCACAGCATTTGTTTATGGAAGTTTTTCCTTTTGTTATCAAGGTATGTCATATGCTTTTGTTTGTTAAAGGTCCGATGCAGCCGTGTTTATCTCAATATCGAAAAaattctgggtaacaattaattaCTTTACTGTGATTTTCAATTAAAAGGGTAAAACATTTCTCAAGCAAAAATTTTGCTAGttctgtctgggagtggtctgagtggggaggggaaaactgaaaatgagcTGATATGGTCAAAGAGGTTTAGAACTCTCTTTATTATAggtcaaaactccatcccaccaaaacaggctgacgtTTCAGGCCGTcttttcaaatagctcttacactaaaagggcattatcataattttcacaatttcattccaacctcatagtgaggaaatatacataaaacacaggaaattccgtttttgactgcacttggCCTTTAAGATATGTGGATGATATATTTACTGTCCATGGTTAGGTATGTTGACAAGTGCACGTCACTACTGTACTGTACGTAACGCCTGGCTGTCATTGGGAATGTTGGCTagcctaggcctataggctactttacatttacatttcatacTGTACATTGTGTTTGCATTATATTGTACTGTCATGTGAAACAAGATTGTTATATTGTCCTGCCCTGTCTACTGTACTCATGTGGAAGAGAGGAGTCAGCGTATAAGGGCAGCACAGCATTTGTTTATGGGAGTTTTTCCTTTCCGTATCAGAGAATAAAAGATCAACACCAACCCTGATCCTATGGTCATGTGTAAGCCAATCAAAACAACGCAGAGGCAATTTACACTGGTCTCACCTACAATTTAGCCtgatttacattgtgtctgtatCATTCGTATCAACTATTACTCAATGTAATATAGGGGGTGAATCATAACTTCCCCTTATcatgtttcaggagaagacccagatgcagacagtgtcaaagtaacaaaagtttattaaaaAACATGgggcaggcaaacaacaggtcaagggcaggcagaggtcagtaatccagatcagagtccaaaaggtacaaaacggcaggcagtctcaggatCAGGGCAGGCacaggtcaataatccagggtggtgtgacacggtacagaatggcaggcaggctcagggtcagggcaggcagaatggtcaaaaccgggaaaactagaaaacaggaacttgaaaaagacaGGCGCAAGcggaaaaacgctggtaggcttgctgaaacaaaacgaactggcaacagacaaacatagaacacaggtataaatacactggggataatggggaaaatgggtgacacctggaggggggtggagacaatcacaaagacaggtgaaacagatcagggtgtgacacccctaatataatgtaataataagcctaaccctaaccaaatgTCCACAGCCCTGCTCAACCCGATTCCCTGATAGAAGTCCTTCTAATGTGTGAATAGAGTTAGGTTTGAGCCGGGGTGTGGAGATGaagctagggtaagggttagggtcatgGTTAGAGCTAGGCACACTAACTATTGGACATTATTTGAATAATGCTTTGACTTTCAATAGAACGCAAATGATGTGGTCACAAATGAAGGAGCATAATAAAACAGATGCTTGAGTATGAATGTGTCCAGTATAGGTTAAATTATAAAAAACCAATGGCATTGTGCCAGTTGTATTGATAAACGATCGCCTCCTCTCCCATTGTGCCATTTCCAGGTTTGACGTTAGCTCCAGTATCTAGTTTGTGGTATTCTGGGTCCATGACATATGGTGTCCATTGTTCAATTTTAGAGTGTCATGCCCTGACCAAACAGGGTAGGCAAACATGGGTCTGAGGTAGACAATACCTTATCACACGAAAGAGATTTGCCAACAAAGACATTTGaatgtgtgtgattgtgttgaaCATGGGGCTAGGACTGGGGAAAAGAGTTTACAACTTGTACAGCAGGTTAGCCTTTGCAATAAGTAGGCTACGGTAGCTATATGAGCCTGCACACTGTCAGCCTACAGTATAGTATCATGTTATGAAACGACTTCtgtgtatgtagttcaggctagTCTCATATTACCCCTCTCACACAAAAAAGTGATGTTATGGTGTGAAGATGGTGTGATCATAACAGCAGCTTTTCATAGGACTGTTTCATTGAAACTCAACACCATGAGGAGACAGCAGGGTTGTCTCTACTCCATAGTGAGGGGAGGAAAAGTACAGCGTCCTCTGCTGGTACGTCTGGGAGTGGATCTGGAGGTATGGTGGGTCCTTCTTTTAATATAGTAGTTGGCCACTTACCCCTGCAAATCAAAGGCCAAAAGTGAAAACTCAACACAGAGACAGGTATCTATTACCACAGTCATTTGGGGTTTATTTTAGAAGGTCATCTCAACTACAACTAATtacagaaataataataatacagtacatTTTGCAAATAAGAAAATATTACATAGAAAATATCAATATGAAGGTTTTGTTATTTTCCCATTATTATCCACTGCAGGTGAATGATAAATATAATTCACTGGAAACTTCCAATGACTCAACTATAATTATGCCATAACAGAGGAAACAGTCTTATATTCTTACATTCTAATATTCTTATTCTGATAAATGAGCGTTCTTATTGGACAGGACTAAGAATTTCAAAACGTTGGTTCCAATTTTATTGTTAATTCTGAAGGTGAACCTGGACTCATTCAGCATTCTCCTCTGTCCTTCCCATCTGCTGTAGTCCTATAGCGCCGCCGCTAGGAATCCAGGAGGAACAGCTGTCCCACACAGAGGACCAGTCCTAAAACTCCACTCAGCCTCACTGTTTCAGATCCTGATACTGTGGGTCCTGCATGAGGGAACAATAACATGATTTCAGTCTGCGATTTTGGAGATGATGGAAACGGTCTAAAACAGTTTCCACATAAGTATTTTACCATGTAGGACGCAAGTATTCTAGCTAggttaaaaaacaaagcatttaGATTTAAACATTTCGATTTAATAGTACCTACAACTGGGGTAAAGGATGAGTTATTTAATTTTGTATCATGATAACTTGGTGATAATAGTGTAGGAATATTTTATGAGGGATATTATTATATGTCCAAGTCTAGTGTAGTTCTACAATATGGTGAATCAGTTGTTTGGAATTGTAATAGTAATTGATTATCTACCTTTATGCATGGCTGAGTAAATGTGGTCAGTTCATCATTAAATCTGCCAAAGAGCAATCAGTCTCCATCCAGGGTTTGTCTAGAGAGTCATCTATTCACGATCTAAAGAACCCTCAAACTACAATCACAAAACTGCCTTTACAATAATTGATTATTTTGTGAAgcttttggtcctctgtagctcaattggtagagcatggcgcttgtaacgccagggtagtgggttcgatccccgggaccacccatacgtaaaaatgtatgcacacatgactgtaagtcgctttggataaaagcgtctgctaaatggcatattattattattaatattatttgaTCAAACAATAAAATGGGAGTGATCACCTGTGACCTTCACTGTCTTGGAGGCCTCTGCAGAGCGTCCAGCTGCTGTGTTCTCCACCACACAGGTGAAGTTCTGGACTGTACCAGGTACCGACGGGATCCATTTCAGGATGTTCCTGTTCACGGAGAGGTAAGTGCTAGTGAGGATACCCCCCTTCAATGGCCAGCGGATGGAGCAGTCCAGGTCGATGGTGCAGTTCACCTGGCAGGTAAAGGTGTATTCCCTCCCAGGCAACACTGTGTCAGGGCCACTGATACTAACACTCCAATGATCAACTGTCAGCAAAGGAAGAAAATGTCAGCAAATAGCATTGCCTCTTCATTTTCTTAAAAGGAAAATTGGACAGCATCACCCATATTTACTGATTCTCTCAAATGAAGCATAGGCATTCCATCATATACTCACAGTTTAGCAGGTAGCCCAAGCTTATGACCTTTCTGTCAGACAGGTTTGCCATGCTCGCCTCACACTGATAGAAGCCACCATCAGAGGGCAGCAGGGAGTTGAAGTGGAGGGAGGTGTTGTGTTCTAACACGTCTATCCTTGCGTCTGGAGCTACAACCTGGCCGTCTTTGTACCAGAGCACTGGCAGGCCTGGGAAGGAGCCGTCACAGTCCAGGCTGAAGGACTGGttgaggatggggagagagatctGTGGCCTGGGCCTCACGGAAACTGAGTCTGGAACACACAGAGGGGAGATCCAGAGGTGTGATTGGagggatggttagggttagggatcttaGGCAGATTCAATCAGGGCAGATAGCTGGTTTTCCATACTGCACTTTCTTAAGAGCGCTTGAAAGCGAAAAGACACATTTCTGTGGATGAACTGTAAGGACAATGGACTATAAAGTATTCTTATTTTCTTTGCACCTCAGCATGTTGCACAGGATGGAAAGAGTTGACACTAGATTTAGACATCTGTAATACAGGTTGCAGTGGTGGCTACAGTAGTGTGagccactgtagctcagttggtagagcatgactcttgcaacgccaggatagtagGTTCCATTTCTGGGACCACATGCAACCTTGACTGTaagttaaaaacaaaaaaatctctTACTTTTCACCTCCAAGATTGTGGTTATGCTCTTGGAGCTCCCACTCTCTGTGTTGACCGCAGTACACTGCAGCTCCACAATACGGTCCAGACCGTCTGGGGTCCAGGTCAACTCACTCCCATTGAAAGTGAGTCCCTTCAGCAACCAGGTGTGGGTGCATCCTGGGATGCAGTTGGAGGTACAGGTGAAGGTCGTCTCGTATCCAGCTCTTACCCGACCCACGTAGGAGAGGCCTGTTAAATCAGGTCCACCCGCAAGGGAGATTGATTTACTATACAGTCCATTGTTATAGCTTAATAAACCGCAGTCGCAATGTCATAACAAAATAACGAAAAAATAACACAATAACAAACACTATGATACTAAACATATAGTAAAATGTGGCTCTATGTAATTGTGAGCTACCAATTGCTTTGGTGGTAATGGTAAGATATTAGATGTTGTCTTTAATAGTTTTAGGTAGTTGGGTACTCACTTGGATTAGGAGATGCTGCTGAGACACTGGTAGGATCAAggcctcctggagagagagagagagggggggggatggggggcaaggagagagacagagagacagggaggacgaggagagatagagagacttcattaaagtggcaatcagtggtagaaacaataacaaagcagaaGCCCCGCCCCTGGTTCGgttaaaagctgagggatgggactggagaaatcGAACCACCCTCTAATTCATAGACagtgctatggatgcaaggacttaaagttttaaccatgttttgaggctatatagtttgtttacatttgctttgtttacaaacattggagtaaaacaagcttatattttgcgTTCTGATGGGGAATGACTAGGTTAAGCTCATGAGGcaattataagttatattcttcaagaatcaatgggtatatatcattcatttatacTGTAAGTACAAAAATGGTGTAGCAACTGCTGCCACTTTAAGGGCATCATACAACCTGACGAGCTGTGTCTGAATAATGTTATTTCTCACAGACTCATGTGAGTGGCTAACAATTTGCCCGATATGTTGTACAATGATCACACTGAaattgtgactgtgtgtgtgtgaatgaataaattaattaattttcGTGTCAAATCGCCATTTGTAGGCCCCTCCTTTACAGGATTAATTGACTGAATGATTCAGTCATCTGTAtatatgtgtgactgtgtgtgtgtgtgtgtgtgtgtgtgtgtgtgtgtgtgtgtgtgaatgcgtggGAGAGACCCCTTACCTGTCAGTGCCAGTACCAACACAGTGTAGAAAGTCTTCAAATAGAATGCCATAGTATTACCCCCAAAATCTTCTAGCACTCTCTGTGGCCACccaaaatatgtggacacctttATACCTTCATTTGTACAATTAGTGTTATGTTGACATACTGTAATGTCCCAGATTTCAACATCTGAGTCATACAATTATGATGTATTCATACATTCTTTACACACGCCTCTTGTGCTGAGAAACCTTGAGTGGAGATTCCAGGTTGCtaaaacattttgtttttatttCCTCACCTTACTCAAAGAGTGGGCTGGTTTAGATTATTGTGTGTACACTAGTAAGTGCTGGGTGAGTTGAGATTTGTGTAAAATGCCTTCATCTCTTGCCTCATCCTTTCCTGACTGCTACTGATTCTGAAATGTCCTGTTGccccaaagcagaatgtttcaGGTGACGACCATCAATAGTTGATTATATTGAATAatgtgtgtgtcacgatcgtcagggagagaagtagaccaatgcgcagcgtgttgaacgaacatgtttactttaattagttaaagcacaaaactcaatacaaaacaagaaacgactcgtgaagtccacggtaacactgaccgaacacggaacaaaaacccacaacacccaagggaaaacatacagtttaaatatggctcccaatcagagacaaccagccgacagctgacactcgttgcctctgattgggagtcacacaggcaaacatagacaccgacaacctagaacacccaaacaaagaaacagaacacatcgaatgaacacaccctggctcaacatatagagtcccagagccagggtgtgacagtacccccccctaaagtcCGTGCCTCAACtaaagcaaaacaggggagggctgggcgggcatacctgctcggcggcggttctgcctccggccttgaccaccaccctccaatgaaccccccatagcgcccctggtcccgtCTAgctccgctggctggagctgacctggacgtagcaggagcggctagcttcagctccgttggggagcaataaagcggtacctgatctggcaccgatgacccaggcacgggttgtgccggactgacgactcgcacccctggcttggtgcgagtggcaggaacgagccgggccgggctggcgacgcgcaccgtagacttggtgcgagtggcaggaacaggccggaccgggctggcgacgcgcaccgtagacttggtgcgagtggcaggaacaggccggaccgggctggcgacgcgcaccgtagacttggtgcgtggagcagggacaggccgggccgggctggcgacgcaccccgtaggcttggtgcgtggagcagggacaggccgggctgggctgacgacgcacaccgtaggcttggtgcgtggagcagggacaggccggacagggctggcgacgcacaccgtaggcttggtgcgtggagcaggaacaggccgggctgggctgtcgacgcacaccgtaggcttggtgcgtggagcagggacaggccggaccatactgggaacacacaccactggctttaaacggggatcaggaacgtgccggaccggactggcaatacacctcagtacctctcgccgtgcctctacgacttccttccctcctctcgccaatggctcccgtaacccggtggccttctctcctcgtctcctatttcgccctgtggcagcctcctgctgcccagtcgcccacgccgtgtgcccccccctaaaaaattattgggggtgcctctcgtccgtccgacgatggcactgctgacgccgctgctcctctcctgcctgggtctcccccttcatagccctccggtaccggacggcctcctcctcggtaatctgcccccaaccgaggaggacatccaccagcgtcacctcctgcgtgtgttcctggacacgctgcttggtcgttgtatggtgggtttttctgtcacgatcgtcagggagagaagtagaccaatgcgcagcgtgttgaacgaacatgtttactttaattagttaaagcacaaaactcaatacaaaacaagaaacgacttgtgaagtccacggtaacactgaccgaacacggaacaaaaacccacaacacccaagggaaaacatacagtttaaatatggctcccaatcagagacaaccagccgacagctgacactcgttgcctctgattgggagtcacacaggcaaacatagacaccgacaacctagaacacccaaacaaagaaacagaacacatcgaatgaacacaccctggctcaacatatagagtcccagagccagggtgtgacagtgtgttagagctgggctggaacaaaaacctaCACACTATGGCCCCTGTAGCCAACCACTGTGGTTTGTGTACGATATCCCCCTGGTTAACTGGGTCACTGGAGTTCTTTACTGATCAAGTTCCCTGACCTCTTGGCAATATTGTGGTAATCAGTGACTAAACTGACTGGAAATTACAGTCACTGTaatctataatataatatgccatttagcagacgcttttatccaaagcgacttacagtcgtgcgtgcatacatttttttttgtgtatgggtggtcccggggatcgaacccactaccttggcgttacaagcgccgtgctctaccagctgagctacagaggaccacaaaaaaaTCTAGTTCCCATGCTGTGCGCagtagcctggggacgaggttacggTCAATGTAAAGGTGTGTCTGAGCTGATGTGTTTGCAGGTGTGGCCAGGAGCCACCAGGGGGTGATCAGGCCGCAGTTTGTTCTATGACCTACCGTTTCACCTGACCACCATGGACTGCGCCAAAAATGTtctattatacagtgagggaaaaagtatttgatcccctgctgattttgtacgtttgcccactgacaaagacatgatcagtctataattttaatggtaggtttatttgaacagtgagagacagaataacaacaaaaaaatccagaaaaacgcatgtcaaaaatgttataaattgatttgcattttaatgagggaaataagtatttgttgcCGAAATGCCACAtgcgtccacttatatcagtgcattctTAACAACCTAACcgttacgaaacttctattcagTCTTGTACCACTCTTTATGTGGCCTCCCAAAATATGTGGAAACATTTATAGCTTCATTAGTACAGGGAGTGTTATGTTGACATACTGTAACGTCCTGGATTTCAACATCTGACTCACAAAATTATATTTATTCATACATTCTTGATTCTTTATACACTCCTCAGCCAATTTAAAGAGCAACGGCTCCTATAAAACAACTTCCcatttagaaaacagcctatgtgTCATCCATATGAGTCATAAACATTAATCTACTGTCAAAATTgaatacaaagtgtaaataggataattttggttaTAAAGTCAGTCAGAGATTCCAGGTTGCTAAAACATTCTGTTTTTATTTCCTCGTTACCTTACTCAAAGAGTAGGCTGGTTTAAATGATAGTGTGTACACTAGTAAGTATTGGGTGAGTTGAGATTTGTGTAAAATGCCTTCCTCTCTTGCCTCCTCCCTTCTTTGACTGCTACTCAATGGGAAATTACCTGTTTccccaaagcacaatgtttcAGTTGATGACCATCATTAGTTGATTATATTGAATCGTGTGTTagagctgggctggaacaaaagcctacaCACTACGGCCCCTGTAGCCAATCCCTGTGGTTTGTGTATCATATCCCCCTGGTTAACTGGGTCAAAGTCAAGTTCCCTGACCTCTTAGCATAACTGTGGTAATCAGTAACTAAACTGACTGGAAGTTACCGTCACTGTAATCTAGTTTCCATGCTGTGCGCAGTAGCCTGGGGATGAGGTTACGGTCAATGTAAAGGTGTGTAAGGTGTGTCTGAGCTGATGTTTTTGCAGGTGTGACCAGGAGCCACCAGGGGGTGATCAGGCCGCAGTTTGTTCTGTGACCTACAGTTTCACCTGACTATACCATGTGTACTGCGCCAAAGATTTTATATTATGTTGACAAGATAGTCGCGTGACCGCtgtaacaatggaaatacatgtcctcaaagatggaaggcaggcggaaggaggcgagatcaggtgggaccattctaaccaatgagagggcagatacgggtgtgaacaacaggcacaactccgatatgaatgtgtttttttcaaagttgccgaaatgccacatgcgtccacttatatcagtgtattcttaacaacctaaccattacgaaacttctattcagTCTTGTACTACTCTTTATGTGGCCACCCAAAATATGTGGAAACATGTATAGCTTCATTAGTACAGGGAGTGTTATGTTGACATACTGTAACGTCCTGGATTTCAACATCTGACTCACAAAATTATATTTATTCATACATTCTTGATTCTTTATACATGCCTCAGCCATCTTGTGCCGAGAAACATTGACTAGAGCTTCCAGGTTGTTAATTGATTATGCGTTTATTGTTCCCTTGTTACTTTACTCAGAGAGTGGGCTGGTTTAAATTATGACTTCAACACTAGCATGTGAGTTCAAATTTCTGTAAAATGCCTTCCTCTCTTGCCTCATCCCTTCATGACTGCTACTGATTCTGAAATGTCCTGTTGCCCCAAAGCTGAACGTTTCAGTTGACAATCATCATTAGTTGATTATATTGAATCATGTGTTagagctgggctggaacaaactACAGCCCCTGTAGCCAACCCCTGTGGTTTGTGTATTATATCCCCCTGGTTAACTGGGTCAAAGTCAAGTTCCCTGACTTCTTACCATAACTGTGGTAATCAGTGACTAAACTGACCGGAAGTTACCGTCACTGTGAAGGAGTGCAAGGTGTGTCTGATCTGGTCAGGGGAGTGATTTGCATGCAGTTTTTTCTATGACCTACCATTTCACCTGACTGCACCATGAACTGCACTCAACCCATAGATAGaagactcatctttgtatctgtgccgttataggctatctccattttgaagtagtccagtTTCTTCTTcatgattggctgatccctcctgatgacccggttgtACTTGACTCCAACAGGGTTACCAGGAGGGAtaagccaatga is part of the Coregonus clupeaformis isolate EN_2021a chromosome 28, ASM2061545v1, whole genome shotgun sequence genome and harbors:
- the LOC121542880 gene encoding carcinoembryonic antigen-related cell adhesion molecule 20-like, whose translation is MAFYLKTFYTVLVLALTGGLDPTSVSAASPNPSLSYVGRVRAGYETTFTCTSNCIPGCTHTWLLKGLTFNGSELTWTPDGLDRIVELQCTAVNTESGSSKSITTILEVKNSVSVRPRPQISLPILNQSFSLDCDGSFPGLPVLWYKDGQVVAPDARIDVLEHNTSLHFNSLLPSDGGFYQCEASMANLSDRKVISLGYLLNFDHWSVSISGPDTVLPGREYTFTCQVNCTIDLDCSIRWPLKGGILTSTYLSVNRNILKWIPSVPGTVQNFTCVVENTAAGRSAEASKTVKVTGPTVSGSETVRLSGVLGLVLCVGQLFLLDS